A genomic region of Gemmata massiliana contains the following coding sequences:
- a CDS encoding DNA gyrase/topoisomerase IV subunit A, producing the protein MAESIETVSIASEVRTRFLTYAMSVVSGRALPDVRDGLKPVQRRILYAMSNDLNLSFDRKALKCAKIVGEVMGNYHPHGDSALYEALVRMSQNWVLRVPLVYGQGNFGSVDGDPPAAYRYTEAKLTRQAEMLLDELGQQTVDFNPSYDGTRQEPSVLPAQFPNLLVNGTAGIAVGMATQIPPHNLGEVLRGCVLLIDNPDASVANLLDKIKGPDFPLGGKILADRATLRKIYEEGTGTIKVQAEWKEEEYERGKSQIVVTSIPYGVNKGDLENTIGAIIDQRKLPQLTGQANESNEKDGLRLVLEVKAGTDPNLVMAYLYKHTELQKSFSYNVTALVPNEDGTRMVPKDGLSLKDLLRHFLDFRLATVRRRYEYHLRQLRKRIHILEGFAIIFNALDRAIKIIRESSGKSDAAEKLKSTFKLDDEQVGAILDSQLYKIAQMEIKKILDELAEKKKQAKEFEAILASEKKLWGVIKGELEKLIENFPERRKTRMASDEDVLTFDEEAYIVRENTNVVLTRNGRIKRVGRLAAVESTRVEEGDEVVAVIPGSTLDHVAFFADDGAAYTMRINEVPATAGYGEPITKFFKLGDGVKVVAAVTSDPRFTPADAAPKGDTPGGPFLLVCTRNGFVLRLPLTAFRTESTKVGRRFVKLETGDKVVMVRLVGAEESLMLATAGGYVTHFPLDQVSILSGAGRGVIGIELDPKDDCLGGILVGGRFDKLVVETENGKTQDFGPGAIKSRKRGAKGEKPGARTKFTRVVPTPIELADWDVVEGKKTKDDAKSD; encoded by the coding sequence ATGGCCGAGTCGATCGAAACGGTTTCTATTGCCAGCGAGGTGCGGACCCGGTTCCTCACATACGCGATGTCCGTGGTGAGCGGGCGCGCGCTGCCGGACGTGCGCGACGGCCTCAAGCCCGTTCAGCGCCGCATCCTCTACGCGATGTCGAACGACCTGAACCTGAGTTTCGATCGCAAGGCGCTGAAGTGCGCCAAGATCGTCGGTGAGGTGATGGGTAACTACCACCCGCACGGCGACAGCGCGCTGTACGAGGCGCTCGTGCGAATGTCGCAAAACTGGGTGCTCCGCGTGCCGCTCGTGTACGGGCAGGGGAACTTTGGCTCGGTCGACGGCGACCCGCCCGCGGCGTACCGGTACACGGAAGCGAAACTCACGCGCCAGGCCGAGATGCTGCTCGACGAACTCGGACAGCAAACGGTCGATTTCAACCCGAGTTACGACGGCACGCGCCAGGAACCGAGCGTGCTCCCGGCGCAGTTCCCGAACCTCCTGGTGAACGGGACCGCGGGCATCGCGGTGGGCATGGCGACGCAGATCCCGCCGCACAACCTCGGCGAAGTGCTCCGCGGGTGCGTGCTCCTGATCGACAACCCGGACGCGAGCGTCGCGAACCTGCTCGACAAGATCAAGGGACCGGACTTCCCGCTCGGCGGGAAGATTCTCGCGGACCGCGCGACGCTGCGCAAGATCTACGAGGAGGGGACCGGGACGATCAAAGTTCAGGCCGAGTGGAAGGAAGAGGAATACGAACGGGGCAAGTCACAGATCGTCGTCACGTCCATCCCCTACGGCGTGAACAAGGGCGATCTGGAAAACACCATCGGCGCAATCATCGATCAGCGCAAACTGCCGCAACTGACGGGACAAGCGAACGAGTCCAACGAGAAGGACGGGTTGCGGCTCGTACTGGAAGTGAAGGCCGGCACCGATCCCAACTTGGTGATGGCGTACCTGTACAAGCACACCGAGTTGCAGAAGTCGTTCTCGTACAACGTGACCGCGCTCGTCCCGAACGAGGACGGCACGCGGATGGTCCCGAAGGACGGTCTGAGCCTCAAGGATCTGCTCCGACACTTCCTCGACTTCCGTCTCGCGACAGTGCGGCGCCGGTACGAGTACCACCTGCGACAACTCCGCAAGCGGATTCACATCTTGGAAGGCTTCGCGATCATCTTCAACGCGCTCGATCGTGCGATCAAGATCATCCGCGAATCGAGCGGCAAATCGGACGCGGCCGAGAAGCTGAAGTCCACCTTCAAGCTCGACGACGAGCAAGTGGGCGCGATCCTGGACTCGCAGCTCTACAAGATCGCGCAGATGGAGATCAAGAAGATCCTGGACGAACTCGCGGAGAAGAAGAAACAGGCGAAGGAGTTCGAGGCCATTCTCGCTTCGGAAAAGAAACTTTGGGGCGTTATCAAGGGCGAACTGGAAAAACTGATCGAGAACTTTCCCGAGCGCCGGAAGACGCGGATGGCGTCCGACGAGGACGTGCTCACGTTCGACGAAGAAGCGTACATCGTGCGCGAAAATACGAACGTGGTGCTCACGCGCAACGGGCGCATCAAGCGCGTCGGGCGCCTGGCCGCGGTCGAGAGCACGCGCGTCGAAGAGGGCGACGAGGTCGTCGCGGTTATTCCGGGGAGCACGCTCGACCACGTCGCGTTCTTTGCCGATGACGGCGCCGCGTACACGATGCGGATCAACGAAGTTCCCGCGACCGCGGGGTACGGTGAGCCGATCACCAAGTTCTTCAAACTCGGCGACGGCGTGAAGGTCGTGGCCGCGGTGACCAGCGACCCGCGCTTCACGCCCGCGGACGCGGCACCCAAGGGCGACACTCCTGGTGGTCCGTTCTTGCTCGTGTGTACGCGCAACGGATTCGTGCTGCGGCTCCCGCTTACCGCGTTCCGAACGGAGTCCACGAAGGTCGGTCGGCGCTTCGTGAAACTCGAAACAGGTGATAAGGTGGTGATGGTGCGGCTCGTGGGGGCCGAAGAGAGCCTGATGCTCGCAACCGCGGGTGGGTACGTCACGCACTTCCCGCTGGATCAGGTTTCGATCCTCTCCGGCGCGGGTAGGGGGGTGATCGGGATCGAACTGGACCCGAAAGACGACTGCTTGGGCGGTATTCTGGTCGGTGGCCGGTTCGACAAGCTCGTCGTTGAGACCGAGAACGGGAAGACCCAGGACTTCGGCCCGGGGGCGATCAAGAGCCGAAAGCGCGGGGCGAAGGGCGAAAAACCCGGGGCGCGGACCAAGTTCACTCGCGTCGTACCGACGCCAATCGAGTTGGCCGACTGGGACGTGGTTGAAGGCAAGAAGACCAAAGACGATGCAAAATCCGACTGA
- the crtI gene encoding phytoene desaturase family protein, which produces MTSTVSDTAPTRARHSNRAPRPNTVLVVGAGPGGLAAAMLLAKAGLDVHVVERKSHVGGRCSAIEEQGFRFDLGPTFFLYPRVLERIFKLIGRDLRTEIPMVRLDPQYRIAFGGGGELNCTPNLEQLETEVARLSPTDAQNVRRFLDDNRVKMEQFRPCLERPFSGWRDLIRWQLIKLFPTLRPWASLDAELGRYFSDERIRLAFSFQSKYLGMSPFNCPSLFSILSFLEYEYGVWHPMGGCAAVSEGMARVAREMGVRITLNEDVKEVLFEGRKAVGIRTQSGEHRADALVINADFAHAMTKLVPNHLRRKWTDEKIEKKKYSCSTFMMYLGVEGRFEDVPHHTIHTAADYVNNLTDIEQRHVLSEDPSFYVQNATPTDPSLAPPGMSTLYVLAPVTHQHPNVDWVKEAPAFRAKLLKQLEKIGLGGVEKRIRFEKVVTPADWEQTYNVYRGATFSLAHSWGQMLHLRPRNRFDELESVYLVGGGTHPGSGLPVIYESARITSRLLLEDFAHDAEWLGAPGAAELPAPVAHW; this is translated from the coding sequence ATGACTTCGACGGTTTCCGATACGGCCCCGACCCGCGCGCGCCACTCGAATCGCGCCCCCCGCCCCAACACGGTTCTGGTCGTCGGCGCGGGACCGGGCGGGTTGGCGGCCGCGATGCTGCTCGCGAAGGCCGGGCTCGACGTTCACGTCGTGGAGCGCAAGTCGCACGTTGGCGGGCGGTGTTCCGCGATCGAAGAACAGGGGTTCCGGTTCGACCTCGGTCCCACGTTCTTCCTCTACCCGCGCGTTTTGGAACGCATCTTCAAGCTGATCGGGCGCGACCTCCGGACCGAAATCCCGATGGTCCGGCTCGACCCACAGTACCGCATCGCGTTCGGTGGCGGCGGCGAGTTGAATTGCACGCCGAATCTGGAACAACTCGAAACCGAAGTCGCGCGACTCAGCCCCACCGACGCGCAGAACGTCCGCCGGTTCCTGGACGACAACCGTGTGAAGATGGAGCAGTTCCGGCCGTGCCTGGAGCGGCCCTTCTCGGGCTGGCGCGATCTGATCCGGTGGCAGCTCATCAAGCTGTTCCCGACGCTGCGCCCGTGGGCCTCGCTCGACGCGGAACTGGGCCGGTACTTCAGCGACGAGCGCATCCGGCTCGCGTTCTCGTTTCAGTCCAAATACCTGGGCATGTCACCGTTCAACTGCCCGAGTCTGTTCTCGATCCTCTCGTTCCTCGAATACGAGTACGGCGTGTGGCACCCGATGGGCGGGTGCGCTGCGGTGTCTGAGGGGATGGCCCGCGTCGCGCGCGAAATGGGTGTGCGGATCACTCTGAACGAAGACGTGAAAGAGGTGCTGTTCGAGGGCCGGAAGGCCGTCGGCATCCGCACCCAAAGCGGCGAGCACCGCGCCGATGCGCTCGTCATCAACGCGGACTTCGCCCACGCGATGACGAAGCTCGTGCCGAACCACCTGCGCCGGAAGTGGACCGACGAGAAGATCGAAAAGAAGAAATACTCGTGCTCCACGTTCATGATGTACCTCGGTGTTGAGGGTCGTTTCGAGGACGTCCCGCACCACACGATTCACACCGCCGCGGACTACGTGAATAACCTCACGGACATCGAACAGCGGCACGTGCTTTCAGAAGATCCGTCGTTCTATGTGCAGAACGCGACGCCCACCGACCCGAGCCTCGCCCCCCCCGGCATGAGCACGCTGTACGTGCTCGCCCCCGTCACACACCAGCACCCGAACGTCGATTGGGTGAAAGAAGCGCCCGCATTCCGCGCGAAACTACTGAAGCAATTGGAGAAGATCGGGCTTGGGGGGGTGGAGAAGCGCATCCGCTTCGAGAAGGTCGTTACCCCGGCGGACTGGGAACAGACCTATAACGTGTACCGCGGTGCCACGTTCAGCCTCGCGCACTCGTGGGGGCAAATGCTCCACCTGCGCCCGCGGAACCGGTTCGACGAACTCGAAAGCGTGTACCTCGTGGGCGGCGGAACGCACCCCGGCAGCGGACTGCCGGTGATCTATGAATCCGCGCGCATCACCAGTCGTCTGCTGCTCGAAGACTTCGCCCACGACGCGGAGTGGCTCGGCGCACCTGGGGCCGCGGAATTACCCGCTCCGGTCGCACATTGGTGA
- a CDS encoding phytoene desaturase family protein, with product MTRNTERNRVGVIGGGLGGLAAACVLAARGYAVTLFEKSPWLGGKAAVLNEAGFRFDMGPTILTIPSVLRRIFREAGRQMEDYLELIRLDPQWRCFFADGSALDLVEDVDAMAAKLDAYAPGTNSADGYRRFHALSDRLHQVSNRHYFWKSIGGVRDMIDWRAGFSTQLMGDILAMRMGRSVAGTVRKFVPDARAAQMFDHFTQYVGSCPESSPAVLCGIAHMQTTEGIWYPKGGTRAVPEALVQLGEELGVEFRTETGIRRVLTDEKGTRVRGVETESGEVIELAAVVSNADSARTHRELLPETAPRASKRFEKRRTYEPACSGVVLYLGLNKAYDHLLHHDFVFSADPHKEFDDIYRRGEPAADPTCYIASTARTEPETAPPGGDALYVLVHTPYLRPHHDWKRMLPEYRNVIINKLKTTGQMPDIEDRIVYESALTPQDIHDRYRVLNGAIYGLASHGKWNGAFKPANRSPDVKGLYLAGGAAHPGPGMPMVLMSGWIAADVLDQDAVAPKGSPQTVPPTQKPEPARV from the coding sequence ATGACACGGAACACCGAACGGAATCGCGTGGGCGTGATCGGCGGCGGACTCGGCGGACTGGCGGCCGCGTGCGTGCTGGCGGCGCGCGGGTACGCGGTCACGCTGTTCGAGAAAAGCCCCTGGCTCGGAGGCAAAGCGGCCGTCCTGAACGAAGCCGGGTTCCGCTTCGACATGGGACCGACCATCCTTACCATCCCGTCGGTGCTGCGCCGCATCTTCCGCGAAGCCGGCCGGCAGATGGAAGATTACCTCGAACTGATCCGCCTCGACCCGCAGTGGCGGTGCTTCTTCGCCGATGGTAGCGCGCTCGATCTGGTCGAAGACGTGGACGCGATGGCCGCGAAGCTCGACGCCTACGCACCGGGCACCAACTCCGCGGACGGCTACCGCCGGTTCCACGCGCTCTCGGACCGGTTGCACCAGGTTTCTAACCGTCACTACTTCTGGAAGTCCATTGGCGGCGTCCGCGACATGATCGACTGGCGCGCCGGATTCTCGACGCAACTGATGGGCGACATCCTCGCGATGCGGATGGGCCGGTCGGTCGCGGGCACCGTGCGGAAGTTCGTTCCGGATGCGCGTGCGGCCCAGATGTTCGACCACTTCACGCAGTACGTCGGGTCGTGCCCCGAGTCGTCGCCCGCGGTGCTGTGCGGCATCGCGCACATGCAGACGACTGAGGGGATCTGGTACCCGAAGGGTGGAACGCGCGCGGTACCTGAGGCGCTGGTACAACTCGGGGAAGAGTTGGGGGTCGAGTTCCGCACAGAAACCGGCATCCGGCGCGTGTTGACTGACGAGAAAGGAACGCGCGTTCGCGGGGTGGAAACCGAGAGCGGCGAGGTGATCGAACTCGCGGCGGTCGTCTCGAACGCGGACAGTGCTCGAACGCACCGCGAACTCCTTCCCGAAACCGCGCCTCGTGCTTCAAAGCGCTTCGAGAAGCGTCGGACCTACGAGCCGGCGTGTTCCGGTGTGGTGCTCTATTTGGGGCTGAACAAGGCTTACGACCACCTGTTGCACCACGACTTCGTGTTCTCCGCGGACCCGCACAAGGAGTTCGACGACATCTACCGTCGGGGTGAACCGGCCGCGGACCCGACGTGCTACATCGCGTCCACGGCCCGCACCGAACCCGAAACGGCCCCGCCCGGCGGCGACGCCCTGTACGTGCTGGTTCACACGCCATACCTGCGCCCGCACCACGACTGGAAGCGGATGCTCCCGGAGTACCGCAACGTCATCATCAACAAGCTGAAGACGACCGGGCAGATGCCGGACATCGAAGACCGCATCGTATACGAATCCGCGCTCACGCCGCAAGACATTCACGACCGGTACCGCGTGCTGAACGGCGCGATCTACGGCCTCGCGAGTCACGGGAAATGGAACGGGGCGTTCAAGCCCGCGAATCGGTCACCCGACGTAAAGGGGCTGTACCTCGCAGGGGGGGCAGCGCACCCCGGCCCCGGAATGCCGATGGTGCTGATGTCCGGCTGGATCGCGGCCGATGTGCTCGACCAGGACGCCGTTGCACCAAAGGGAAGCCCGCAAACCGTCCCCCCGACGCAGAAGCCCGAGCCGGCGCGGGTGTGA
- a CDS encoding 1-aminocyclopropane-1-carboxylate deaminase/D-cysteine desulfhydrase, whose amino-acid sequence MPVPTLTPAEVRAAAAQLPRERLAHLPTPLEEMPRFAAKIGGGVRIFIKRDDCTGLVLGGNKARHNEFLLGDAVASGADMFVWGALVQSNNCRQTAASCAKLGLECRLYLSKAHQKTEPQGNLLLDYLVGAHVEFTDAKIGPELNALLASKAEEFRRAGRNPYFWNPPRVVPLAAVSYALCMAEIAEQLTALNVNPAAFYVSSAGATGAGVALGKALLGFQCPARLICPMPWPWHIPTRMAEDANAAAERLGLPHRLAPEDLDADESFIAPGYGLPSRAGQEAMHLLATTEAILTDHVYTAKALAALIADVRAGKYSRGSSVVFIHTGGVPAIFAEPDKVLPGM is encoded by the coding sequence ATGCCCGTTCCGACACTTACACCGGCAGAAGTCCGCGCGGCGGCTGCGCAATTGCCCCGCGAGCGGCTCGCCCACCTGCCCACACCGCTCGAAGAGATGCCGCGCTTCGCTGCCAAAATCGGCGGTGGCGTGCGCATCTTCATCAAGCGTGATGACTGTACCGGGCTCGTGCTCGGCGGGAACAAGGCGCGCCACAACGAGTTCCTGCTCGGCGACGCGGTCGCGAGTGGGGCGGACATGTTCGTGTGGGGTGCGCTCGTTCAGTCGAACAACTGCCGCCAGACCGCGGCGAGCTGCGCGAAACTCGGATTGGAGTGCCGGCTTTATCTCTCAAAGGCCCACCAGAAGACCGAACCGCAAGGCAACCTGCTGCTCGACTACCTCGTCGGCGCCCATGTCGAGTTCACGGATGCGAAGATCGGGCCGGAACTGAACGCGCTTCTTGCATCGAAGGCCGAAGAGTTCCGGCGCGCGGGGCGGAACCCGTATTTCTGGAACCCGCCCCGTGTGGTGCCGCTCGCGGCCGTTAGTTACGCGCTGTGCATGGCCGAGATCGCGGAGCAACTGACCGCACTGAACGTGAATCCGGCGGCGTTCTACGTGTCGTCTGCCGGTGCGACCGGTGCCGGGGTCGCGCTGGGGAAGGCGCTGCTCGGGTTCCAGTGCCCCGCCCGGCTCATCTGCCCGATGCCCTGGCCCTGGCACATCCCGACGCGGATGGCCGAAGATGCGAACGCCGCGGCCGAACGGCTGGGGCTCCCGCACCGACTCGCGCCCGAAGACCTGGACGCCGACGAATCGTTTATCGCGCCGGGCTACGGGCTGCCGTCCCGGGCGGGGCAGGAGGCCATGCACTTACTCGCTACGACGGAAGCAATTCTGACCGATCACGTGTATACCGCAAAAGCACTTGCGGCACTCATTGCCGATGTGCGAGCCGGAAAGTACTCACGTGGGTCGTCGGTGGTGTTTATTCACACGGGCGGCGTGCCCGCAATTTTCGCCGAACCGGATAAGGTGTTGCCTGGGATGTGA
- a CDS encoding glycosyltransferase family 2 protein, whose protein sequence is MTLLTLAWVALICAAVPALLFLWNILLFREPPVIDSTTPLPPISVLIPARNEELGIEACVRSVLASQHVELEVIVLDDASADRTAEIVRVIATTDARVRIEAAPSLLDGWSGKQQACFALSKLATHDTFTFLDADVRLTPDALARMAQFLRASGADLVSGFPKQETGTLLEKLLIPLINWLLLCFLPLWGMRHFRWSAFGAGCGQWFTTTRAAYEKVGGHAVVKTSFHDGLALPRAYRKAGFWTDVCDATNLATCRMYRSASGVWFGLAKNAREGMAATGQIGFWTVALICGQVLPPALFVVVATAAVFGIELSTDPFGRVIERAIRPFLLTMLGKAWFVSLHPRLHATIRFRQSWLGLLLHPVAILLLLAVQWYAIFRAIFGKPVGWKGRAHPTSAN, encoded by the coding sequence ATGACGCTGCTCACACTCGCGTGGGTCGCGCTGATTTGTGCCGCGGTCCCCGCCCTTCTCTTCTTGTGGAACATCTTGCTCTTCCGCGAACCGCCCGTAATCGACAGCACAACGCCACTGCCACCAATCTCCGTCCTCATCCCGGCCCGAAACGAAGAACTCGGGATCGAAGCCTGCGTGCGCTCCGTACTGGCGTCCCAACACGTCGAACTCGAAGTGATCGTGCTCGATGACGCCAGCGCTGATCGCACCGCCGAGATTGTTCGCGTGATCGCAACGACCGACGCGCGCGTGCGAATCGAAGCGGCGCCGTCGCTCCTCGACGGTTGGTCGGGCAAACAACAAGCCTGTTTCGCGCTCTCGAAACTGGCAACCCACGACACGTTCACGTTTCTTGATGCCGACGTGCGCCTCACACCGGATGCACTCGCGCGAATGGCCCAGTTCCTCCGCGCAAGCGGCGCGGATCTGGTCAGCGGGTTCCCCAAACAAGAAACCGGCACGCTGCTCGAAAAGCTGCTCATCCCGCTCATCAACTGGCTGTTGCTCTGCTTCCTGCCACTGTGGGGCATGCGGCACTTCCGGTGGTCCGCGTTCGGCGCCGGGTGCGGGCAGTGGTTCACGACCACCCGCGCCGCTTACGAAAAGGTCGGCGGGCACGCCGTGGTGAAGACCTCGTTCCACGATGGGCTCGCGTTGCCGCGTGCATACCGCAAAGCGGGCTTCTGGACGGACGTGTGTGACGCGACGAACCTCGCGACGTGTCGGATGTACCGTTCGGCCAGTGGGGTGTGGTTCGGGCTTGCGAAGAACGCCCGCGAAGGAATGGCTGCGACCGGGCAGATTGGCTTCTGGACGGTTGCACTGATCTGCGGACAGGTGCTCCCACCCGCTCTTTTTGTCGTGGTGGCTACTGCCGCGGTTTTCGGCATTGAGCTTAGTACCGACCCATTCGGCCGCGTGATTGAACGAGCGATCCGGCCCTTTCTTCTAACGATGCTCGGCAAGGCATGGTTTGTATCGCTTCACCCTCGCCTCCACGCGACCATTCGATTCCGGCAATCGTGGCTCGGGTTGTTACTGCACCCCGTCGCGATCCTGCTTTTGCTCGCGGTGCAGTGGTACGCGATCTTCCGAGCGATATTCGGCAAACCAGTCGGGTGGAAGGGCCGCGCGCATCCAACCTCCGCCAACTGA
- a CDS encoding DNA gyrase/topoisomerase IV subunit B, which yields MSALTAGRAAAYRTEDIQVLEGLEPVRKRPAMYIGGVDGKGLHHLTWEILDNAVDEYINGFADHITITLHKSGHAITVTDNGRGIPIDMHPKHKKTGLELVLTVLHAGGKFGESDSGYINSGGLHGVGASVVNALSKKLVATVRRDGFEYRQEYANGTPLAKLEKVGPFRGHGTSIYFEPDDTIFKTVRFDPDTIKARLEDTSFVHSGLKITYKNEISGETVELANPGGLPAFLTKLVRDGQKPTVTEAAFAAARETGDRIEVALQWTESTDEVYRSYANGIRTPQGGTHENGLKSALRKAVTSYIDTHDIKVKGLKITADDIREGVVAVLSVFLRDPMFQSQTKDKLTNTEMENAVDNFVRPALEAWLNNNKTAADAIVGRIVIAARMREASRAAKEEVKRKAPGSKRLSLPGKLADCKSTDRDETELFIVEGDSAGGSAKQGRNNNTQAVLPLRGKILNCEGLGAAKVLTNQEIADLVTAIGTGIGEKFNYGNLRYGKIILLMDADADGCHITTLMLDFLFRHMRSLIDQGHVFIGQPPLYRVNVGKDIHWVQNDQAKEELLEKLQKANRKFEVTRFKGLGEMDARDLAATTLDRRTRTLLKVKVEGDYLETDRTFVDLLGKDAAARYKFIMERAEQTVAEELDV from the coding sequence ATGAGCGCACTTACCGCTGGGCGCGCGGCGGCGTACCGTACCGAAGACATTCAGGTTCTCGAAGGGCTGGAACCGGTCCGCAAGCGCCCCGCGATGTACATCGGTGGCGTGGACGGGAAGGGGCTGCACCACCTCACGTGGGAAATCCTCGACAACGCCGTCGACGAGTACATCAACGGGTTCGCGGACCACATCACGATCACGCTGCACAAATCCGGGCACGCGATTACCGTGACGGACAACGGTCGCGGCATCCCGATCGACATGCACCCGAAGCACAAGAAGACCGGGCTGGAACTCGTGCTGACGGTACTGCACGCGGGCGGCAAGTTCGGCGAATCTGACAGCGGGTACATCAACTCCGGCGGGTTGCACGGCGTCGGCGCGTCAGTCGTGAACGCGCTCTCGAAAAAGCTCGTCGCCACGGTGCGCCGCGACGGGTTCGAGTACCGCCAGGAGTACGCGAACGGCACGCCGCTCGCGAAACTGGAAAAGGTGGGTCCGTTCCGCGGGCACGGCACGAGCATCTACTTCGAGCCGGACGACACCATCTTCAAGACGGTGCGCTTCGATCCAGACACCATCAAGGCACGGTTGGAAGACACGTCGTTCGTTCACAGCGGCTTGAAGATCACGTACAAGAACGAGATCAGCGGCGAAACGGTCGAACTCGCGAACCCCGGCGGACTGCCCGCGTTTCTCACGAAACTCGTGCGCGACGGGCAGAAACCGACCGTGACCGAAGCCGCGTTCGCTGCTGCGCGCGAAACCGGCGACCGGATCGAGGTCGCGCTCCAGTGGACCGAATCGACCGACGAGGTGTACCGGTCCTACGCGAACGGCATCCGCACGCCGCAGGGCGGCACGCACGAAAACGGCCTCAAGAGCGCGTTGCGGAAGGCGGTCACCAGTTACATCGACACGCACGACATCAAGGTAAAGGGGCTGAAGATCACCGCGGACGACATCCGCGAGGGCGTGGTCGCGGTGCTATCGGTGTTCCTCCGCGACCCGATGTTCCAGTCGCAGACGAAGGACAAGCTGACCAACACCGAGATGGAGAACGCGGTCGATAACTTCGTCCGCCCCGCGCTCGAAGCGTGGTTGAACAACAACAAGACCGCGGCGGACGCGATCGTCGGGCGCATCGTGATCGCGGCGCGCATGCGCGAGGCGTCGCGTGCGGCGAAGGAAGAGGTGAAGCGCAAGGCGCCGGGCAGCAAGCGCTTGAGCCTGCCGGGTAAGCTCGCCGATTGCAAATCGACCGACCGCGACGAGACGGAACTGTTCATCGTCGAAGGCGACTCGGCCGGTGGGTCGGCCAAGCAGGGGCGCAACAACAACACGCAGGCCGTACTGCCGCTGCGCGGGAAGATCCTCAACTGCGAAGGACTGGGCGCCGCGAAGGTGTTGACCAACCAGGAAATTGCGGACCTCGTTACCGCGATCGGCACCGGGATCGGCGAGAAGTTCAATTACGGCAACCTGCGTTACGGCAAAATCATTCTGTTGATGGACGCCGACGCCGACGGGTGCCACATCACCACGTTGATGCTCGACTTCCTGTTCCGCCACATGCGCTCACTCATCGATCAGGGGCACGTTTTTATCGGCCAGCCGCCGCTGTATCGCGTGAACGTCGGGAAGGACATTCACTGGGTACAAAACGATCAAGCGAAAGAAGAGTTGCTCGAGAAGCTTCAAAAGGCGAACCGTAAGTTCGAGGTGACGCGATTCAAGGGTCTTGGTGAGATGGACGCAAGAGATCTCGCCGCAACGACCCTCGACCGCCGGACGCGGACACTTTTGAAGGTGAAGGTTGAGGGGGACTACCTTGAAACGGACCGGACCTTCGTCGACCTGCTCGGCAAGGACGCGGCCGCACGCTACAAGTTTATCATGGAACGCGCCGAACAGACGGTTGCTGAAGAACTTGACGTGTGA
- a CDS encoding lysophospholipid acyltransferase family protein gives MRQSNAADSTALPHRWPWLIRGFRRYSCRYVRKNFHAVRLSKSGHPLEAGSDPLLVVLNHPAWWDPLIGIVLSRAFIDRDQFAAIDAVAVQQYRFFQRLGFVGVDTKSLRGAVEFLRTGAAILSQPRRVFWVTAQGRFTDARERPLGLQSGVGHLAARLNTATVLPIAIEYAFWTERTPEALVRIGEPLKAAEHPGLSGKEWTALIEATLTHNLDVLNAETMKRDPSAFTELLAGKTGVGGVYDVWRRLKSWVRGRKFDPSHDQSAREAQPGAKS, from the coding sequence ATGCGCCAGAGTAACGCAGCGGACAGTACCGCCCTTCCCCACCGCTGGCCGTGGCTCATCCGAGGGTTCCGGCGGTACTCGTGCCGCTACGTGCGCAAGAACTTCCACGCGGTGCGCCTGTCGAAATCCGGGCACCCGCTGGAAGCCGGCAGCGACCCGCTGCTCGTTGTGCTGAATCACCCCGCGTGGTGGGACCCGCTCATCGGGATCGTGCTGAGCCGCGCGTTTATCGACCGCGACCAGTTCGCGGCCATCGACGCGGTCGCGGTGCAACAGTACCGCTTCTTCCAGCGCCTCGGGTTCGTGGGAGTGGATACGAAGTCGCTCCGCGGCGCCGTCGAGTTCCTCCGCACCGGCGCTGCGATTCTCTCGCAACCGCGTCGCGTGTTCTGGGTCACGGCCCAGGGCCGATTCACCGATGCACGCGAGCGGCCCCTCGGGTTGCAGTCGGGGGTTGGGCACCTCGCCGCGCGTTTGAACACGGCTACCGTGCTCCCGATCGCGATCGAATACGCCTTCTGGACCGAGCGCACGCCGGAGGCGCTCGTGCGCATCGGCGAACCGCTCAAGGCCGCAGAACACCCGGGCTTGAGCGGCAAAGAGTGGACCGCGCTTATTGAAGCAACACTCACACACAATCTCGATGTCCTCAACGCCGAAACGATGAAGCGCGACCCGAGTGCGTTCACGGAGTTGCTCGCAGGAAAAACCGGTGTCGGGGGCGTTTATGACGTCTGGCGCCGATTAAAGTCGTGGGTTCGCGGCCGGAAGTTCGACCCGTCGCACGACCAGTCCGCACGCGAAGCACAACCGGGAGCAAAGTCGTGA